Within Alcaligenes sp. SDU_A2, the genomic segment TCCGGGCTGCCCAGGCGCATAGGAAACAAGACACCTTTCAGTTGTTCGGCGACTCGGGTCAAGGCCTGCACCGACGGGAACTCCTGCCCGTCCGGCTCTTTCAGGCGTTGCTGCGCATGTCGCCAGTCCTCGCGCGCACCGCGCAGATTGTCCACGATGTGTTGGGTTTCAAATACAGCCACCTGCGTTCTCCGGGTCGGAAGTTTCTGACAGGAAACACTATACTCCCACGCCTGTCTGCATACATGAAAAACCAGTTTGAAGCTCAGGACGAATCTGTCCTTGCCGATGGGGACGGGAAAAAAGGTTCTTCGTAGATGTGCGGGATGGACTTGCCGTCGGATAGAAGTAAGGCAGCGGCAAGTCACCATTAGCAGGTGTGCGGCACCAGCAAACCGTTAGCCCGAACAGCCCAGCTCCAGACTTGAACGACGATTTCTAGAGGTCGTGCTTAGCCCATTAATGAACAGAGTGGTTCCCGATCATAGATGAGGGGCCAAAAAAGGGCCGACGTCAAGCTTTTTTATAAATCGCGCGGGGATTGAAACTACATATGGGGCAATAGGTTAGCTCTGCTTTGCGCCTTCTGCATGAGAGCCAGCGTAATAGGCTAGGAGCCACATAAGAGTCTTAGGAAAGCAAGCCAGGGCGCACTTTAGCAGCGTCAATTGCAAAGGGGCGAACTGGTCTATGATCATCATAGCCCGTTCTCTCTCACCCGATAAAACTACAGACCGCGCGGACGATGAATGGACGGAAGCTGTCGAGGGGCGCCCGCGCTGAGCGTGCACCGCATCGAAATCGGCACTCATCGTTGCAAACAGTGCATCGACCACCAGGCGCAGCTTGCGCAGCAGATGTGTCTGCGGCACCCAATCTTCAAGGCTGACGTAGCTGAACATTCCCCCCGAAAGCTTTGATCGCCTCTCGTTGTCCTCGTCTGGCTTGTTCTCGGATCTATTTACACCGTAGCGGCCAACGCACACGCCCACGAGGGTTTTTCCAACGGTTTGTTAATGAACTGCCCAAGGGCAAAGTGCAGTATCCGGGAGTTGTTGACCACTACTACTCTGGAAGGCCCGCAGATTAAAATCAGGATGCGAAAATCTCCTATCGGCGACCTCCATGACGAAATCGTTTACATTTGACAGCCCCTTCGGGGCAAACGCCATCTTTTGGCTTTGTGGCCTACAAGAAGATGAGCGAGGCCCAACCCGCAGAATAGTTGAAGACCTCCAAGTTCAAGGCCGACTACCAATTCCAGTGAGGCAGGTCGATCTGAACTCGCCCGACGACTTGACTATCGCTATCCAGTGCTTATGCAGCATGGCCGCACGCGAAGGAGGAATCCGACCCATCGTACACCTTGACATGCACGGTAGCCCGAGCGATGGGATCAAAGCTGGGAATGGCTTCCTTGACTGGGAGTCGCTCGGCAATGCTCTTCGCGATTTGAACTCTACGACAGGCAATAAGCTCTTGGTCGTTGGTGGAGCATGCCATTCGCTTTCAACAATCCGTTCGCTTGACATTCACTCAGCGTCACCGTTCTATGCTCTCATTGCTCCTGAAGGAGAGATATTAACTGGTGTTCTCGAAGAGAAGGTTGTTCCGTTCTATGAAACTCTTTTCAAAACGGGCTCATTGGATCAAGCCGCAGCACAGCTCGGTCAACCGTTTCGATACGTTCATTGCGAGAAAGTCCTCTTCATCATACTTGCTCGGTATATCAAGAATGGCTTGAAGGGAAGAACACTTGAGGAGCGCCGGGAACGACTGCTTACCGAAGTTTTTCTAGGACATGAAGATAAGACGCCTGACGCGATCAGGCGAGCCCGTGCGGCGATTAAGGACGGCCTGAAGCCCACACAGGATCTCGTAAACCGATACGCCGGCCCCTTCCTTTGTAACCGTCCTTGCGGATTTTCCATCGAAGACTTACTCAATATGGTCTCTTGACTTCTGTAGACCTTCTTAGAGCTATCTCCAGGGGATAGTTGCAACATACAGGCCCTCCGCACGTATCCAAATTGGCGTTCTGTCCGTGCGGTTTGTTGTTGACAGCCAGCCACCGACCTGTCCCGATGCTGGCGACTCGCTCATTACCTGCCGAGTCGTCGCTATGCCAAACGAAACCTTCCTGCTCAACCTCGGGGCGCTGTGCAGAGTCATGTCGCTGACGCTGCACACTCATCACTTTTCCCGTATCTGGCACGGTCGCGCTGCTGCTGGCAGGCCAGGTAGCGTCGGTCTGAATGGGCACCTCTCGATTATGAGCAAGCTGCGGCGCGGTGTCGAACAGGGCGATCCGTACAGCAACTGGTGGATCACCATAAAAGCAAGGATAATCGAAGCGGCCTACTACGAAATGTCTATACAGGGGGAACGTGTTGAAATCTGATGACTTAGCCGAACATACGCTGACACAGCTAGGTTTCAGCGTAGAAAAACTGCCCGAATCCACGGAAAGGGGCAAGAAGATGCCGGATTTTCTCGTGCGGCATGGTTCCTCTAGCGCTTTGGTGGAAGCCAAGCTTAAGGGCGACGATCCTGATGAGGCCTCCGTGCGGGAGAAAACCTTGGATACCGGCGAAGTCTACGTCTCCGATCACGAACTCGGTCGAGACGAGACCCTCTCGGGCATCGTTCGAAATGGCTCGAAGCAGTTGAAGGCCGAAACAGGAGTCGAAGCTGACTTTAAGGTTATTTTCGTCCTGATGGATTGCATCAATGCTCGTGTTGTAAGCGAGCAGCTCGTCGATACGCTGTACGGCAGAACGAGCGTCATCGAATATGGCAAACCACCTCAACCCAAGCCTTGCTATTTCTACAGAAACAGCGATTTCTACAGAAGGCAGGAGACCGATGCGGCAATTGTCGGTCATGTGCAGGCGCACGGCGGCACTACGACATTGAGAATCTGCCTCAATCCTTATTCGCCACGCTATCAGAAACTCAAAGCATCCGAGTTCCTGCTGCCATTTGGTCAAGCAGTGTTAGACCCGATCCATGAAGAAGAAGCCGGCCAGGCCTATATCCCCGACGCCGAGGTTGAAAGAAGGGAACAGGAGTTCACGCGGGTTTTCTCCCTCTACGATCCAGTTCTTCATCATCTCGCCAAAAAATACAAAACAGCGCCGCTTCTACGTCTCGACTTCAATGCACCGGAGTTTGCCATTCGGTCACGATAATTTCGTCTGATGTGGTTTCAACCTGGCAGGCGGGCGTTGCATCCACCGGTTGAATCCGCAGCCGATAGCTGTCAGTATAAAATTTCGTATTTTTTTACTTTCTGTCCGACTCACTCCTTCGAAAACCTCGATCCCCTGCCATGAAGGCTTCCAGCATGTGCGGGATCAGGGTCGCCGCATCGACCGCCTCTCCATACGCCTGCGCATGCAGCGCGGCGTAGCGATCGAGATCGGCTTTCAAGCTGGCCGGGCAAGCGAAGGTCAGCTTCACGCTCTCGGTCTTGGGCAGCGGCCCCAGCCGCAGTTTCCTGGTTGTGCTCATCGTGAAGTCCCCTTGTTGAAGAACAGCGGCTGATAGGGCCGCAGCACCAGATCGCGGTTGACGATGATGCGCACCGGCAAGCCCGGGCGGCTGGTCAGCGTGGGCTGGATGTTGAGGTTGCGCCGGGTCACTTCCTGGCCGACCTGGTTCACGGTGTCCTGCAGGCTGTCGCGCCCGGCAATGATGACGCGATCACCGTCCTGGCGGTTCTCGGGTGCGGCCAGCTCGGCCCCCACGCCCAGCAGCGTGGTCAGCACGGCACCGGCAAAGATCCGATCCCAATGCCAGTCCACGTCGTCTTCCAGGCCGGCATAGCCTGCGGGGTCGGTGCCGATCAGGTTGTCGAGCGTGAGCGATGACGTATCCGGCAGGATGATGCGGTTCCACATCACCTGCACGCGGCTCTGGCCGTAGCTGACTTGGCTGTTGTACTTGCCCAGGATGCGCGAATCCTGCGGGATCAGCAGGAACTTGCCAGTGGCCGTGTCATAGATCGGCTCCGTCACCGTGGCGATCACGTCGCCCGGCAGGTCGGACTTGATGCCCGTGACCAGAGCCCCGGCAATGACCGTTCCGGCCATCACCTGATACGGCGAGGTGGGCATTTGCAGGTTGCCGGAATTGCGGGTTTCCGTAGAGCCGCCTGTCAGGAACGCCTCTTTCTGGTCTTGCCGGTTCTGTACGGCGGTCGGGTCGGCAGGCTGGGCCGCCGTCGAGGCCGGGCCAGCCGCCAGCGGGTCGAACGCCGCATTGGCGGCGACCTGCGTTTGCGCCACTGGCGCGGCTGCCTGCGCCCCCGAACGGAAGAACACGGACGAAGTCGCCGCCGCTTCGGCTTCCTTGCGCAGCGCGTCGTTGGGATCATGGCCGGGGGCCGCGTAGGCGGCCGTTACTGGCTGCTGCGACTTCACGATGGCCGGGCCGAGATCGCCCGGTAGCGGCGGCCCCAGCTCCGGCACGGCAGGCGGCAAGGCCGGCGGCAGCTTGGAGTAGTCCGCTGGCAGCGCGTCCAGCCCTTCGGACTTCGAGACGCGATCGACGTTGTAAAGCTCGGTCTGCTCGCCTGCGCCGCGCCGCTGCGGTTGCAGCGACCACATCAGCGCGCCGAGCACGGCGACCGACAGGCCACCGGCGAGGATCGCCAGCGTGCGCCGGTTCAGGCGCGTGACCGGGCGCGGTTGGGCGCGCAGCGCCACCGCCTCGGGAGCCACCTTGCCCGCCTTCGGCGTGGCAAGGTCGGGAATGTCGTCCTGGCTCATGCTCAGTTCCTCCCGGCGATGCCATCCGTGCGCTCGATGCGCACCACATCGCCCTTGTCAGCGCCCAGGCGCAGTTCGGCCGCGCCGAAGAGCCGATCCACGATGTAGTACGGCGAACGGAAGCGGTAGTTCACCAGTTGCCCGTCGCCCTGCGCGCCGATGAGGAACAACGGCGGCAGCTCGCCCTGGGCGATGCTTGCCGGGAACTGGATATAGACCTTTTCGCCATCATCGAAGGCACGCAGCGGCTTCCACGGCGGATTGCTGCCGCTGATCGCATAGCGAAAGCGGATGTTCTCCAGAGACAGGCCCGCATCGACAGGCGCGGCAGCGTGGGCAGCCTGTGCCTGGCGCTGCAAGGCCAGCATCCGATCCTTGGGGTAGTCCCAGGACACCGACGCCATCCACGCCTTGTCGGTCGAAGTCAGTTCCAGCAGGTACGTCCTGCGGCTGGTGGTGATGACCAGATTGGTCTTCAAGCTGGAACGGATAGGTTTGACCAGCACATTGACCCGCAGATCGGCCCCGCTGCCGCTGGAGGTGTCACCCACGATCCAGCGCACAGTATCGCCCGCAGCGACCGTCACCAGTTCCTCGCCAGGCTGGAGCGCGATCACCGTCACGCGGCCCACCGACGCATAGACCTGGTACAGCGCGCCATCAACTGCTCGCCGTAACCAGCCCGCCGCCTGCCTTTCTGCTCGGCTTCGACGATCCGGCGGCCAATCTCCCAATAGCTGGCCGTCATCAGCGCATTGACACTGCGCGCCGCTGCTTGGCGCGCCGCGTCCAGCAGCTCCACGATGCCGCCGTGGATGCCGGCATAGCCAGCTGGTAAGGCGGTGCGTTTCCCCGCTGCCACAGGCGTCTTCCTTGTCATGCTGTCACCTCCATAGAACGGGACGCCCCGGTAATCGCCAGCCGCCGATTCGCCACCAGTTCGGCCGCATCCCGCACCGGCTTGTCCTCGGTATGAACATAGTGCATAAACATCGCCACGGTCTTGTGACCTGTGAGCTTCATGCCCACCTTGGTTGGCACGCCCGAGTTGGCAATATCGGTGGTCGCCCGGTGGCGGATGCCGTGCGTGCCGACGTGCGGCACACCAGCGGCCTTGAGCGCGCGCGTCCAGCCGCCGTAGTGTTCACCGTGGGTCATGTGCCGAGTCGGATCGTTGGGCGACGGCAGAACGTAGGGGCAGCCTTCCCGGCGCGGTGCGGTGGACAGCAGCCGATAGGCTTCCTCACTCATCGGCTTGGAGATGCCGCCGGTCTTGCTGTCAGGCCAGACGACGCGGCGGTTTTCCAGATCAATCCAATCCCACTCCAACGGGCAGATTTCGGAGCGGCGTGCGGCAAACTCGAATTGCAGGCGGATCGCCAGCGGGATGACGTAGTTCTCCAGTCCTTCCCCCTCCAAGTGCTCCAACTGGCGGAAGATCCGCACCAGCTCATCGTCCACGATGAGCCGGGTTTCCTTGCCGGGCGGATACATCGGGACGTGGCGGCATGGATTCGTGCCGTCAGGGCGCAGCCCCCACACTTCGGCCAAGTTGAACATCTTGCGCAGCACGCCAAAGGTGCGATTCGCTTCTGCCTGCTTGTAGGCCAGCTTCTTCATCAGCGCAGCCACGTCGGGGCGCTTCACGTCCTGCACCTTCATCCGGCCCATGATCGGGATGATGCAACGGTCGATGACGCCCTGATAGCCGCGCTGCGTGCTGGGCTTGTTGCGCTGCTTGGAGTAGTCCTCCATGAAGGTGTGGCAAAACTCCTTCATGGTCGGTGCCTTGCGGGCGGCGTTCTTGGCTGCGCTGGGGTCGCCGCCCTTGCGCACCTCGGCCAGCCACTCCTGCGCCATCGTGCGTGCCTGGTCGACCGTCAGTTCCCCGTACTGGCCCAAAGCGGGTTTGCGGCGCTCGCCAGCGTTCGTGCGGTACTGGAGCATGAACACCTTGCGGCCTGCCGGGGTGATCTTGCACAGGAAGCCAGGCACTACGGTATCCCGCAGTTCGATGGCCTTGTCTTGGGGTTGTGCCGCATCGACTGCGGACTTGGTTAGCTTGATCTTCGCCATGATGACTCCTCGGAAAGCCCGGTTTCCAAGAGCCGCATGGGAGCCACGCGAGGGGAAGCCGGGTCAAGTTTCGGAAAGCACCGGCATATGTTGAACTAGCCTAAGTTATTGATAAACCTGCTGTATCGAGCCTTGGCGTAGTCCAGCAAATTGCGGTACTGGAGTCATCGTGAAACAAAAAAAACCCCCTGATGGACAGGGGGCTGAACGATTCAGAAAACCGTTTATTCGCGGTCGCCGCCAAGGACGCCCAACAGCACCAGCAGGTTGCTGAAGATATTGTAGACGTCCAGGTAAATGGCCAGCGTGGCCGAGACGTAGTTGGTTTCGCCGCCGTTGATGACGCGCTGCAGGTCAACCAGCAGGAAGGCCGAGAAAATACCGATGGCCAGCACCGAGATGGTCAGCATCAGGGCGGGCAGTTGCAGAAAGATATTGGCCAGAGCCGCTACCAAGATGATGACCGCGCCGATGAACAAGAACTTCTGCATGCCGGAGAAGTCGCGCTTGGACGTGCTGGCGACTGTTGCCATGGCAGCGAACACGGCGGCTGTGCCACCGAAGGCCAGCATAATCAGCTGCGAGCCGTTACCCATGCCCAGCACGAAACCGAGCAGGCGCGAGAGCATGATGCCCATGAAGAAGGTAAATGCCATCAGCAGGGCGACGCCCAGCGAACTGTTCTTGTTGCGTTCGACCAGGAACATCAGGCCGAAGGCACCGACCAGAAAGACGATGGCGCTCAGGCCAGGGCTGGCACCCATGACCCGGTTGATGCCGGAGGTCAGGCCAAGCAGGGCACCCAGCACGGTGGGTACCATGGACAGGGCCAGCAGCCAGTAGGTATTGCGCAGGACGCGATTGCGCGCAATCAGCGACTGTGCGCCCAGGGAGCCATTGTGCTCAGGCAGGCTGGATTGACGAAATTCGCTCATGGTGATTCCTTAGAATACAAGTGGGATCAGTTCCACAGAATAACTGACAAGTACCTGAACAATCAAGATAGGCAAGGAGCTGGCCTTAGTGCTGATCCAGCTTGTGGGCATGCACATCACAACCCTGGGCTTGATAGAGCCGCCAGCGTTCGCGGGCCTGCAGGCGGTCGGATTCGCGCTGGGAAACAATTTCGAGCACACGCGTAAACCGCTCGAAACCGGGCGGGCACTGCGTGTCCAGGTTCAGCAGCCATGTCTG encodes:
- a CDS encoding TrbI/VirB10 family protein; translation: MSQDDIPDLATPKAGKVAPEAVALRAQPRPVTRLNRRTLAILAGGLSVAVLGALMWSLQPQRRGAGEQTELYNVDRVSKSEGLDALPADYSKLPPALPPAVPELGPPLPGDLGPAIVKSQQPVTAAYAAPGHDPNDALRKEAEAAATSSVFFRSGAQAAAPVAQTQVAANAAFDPLAAGPASTAAQPADPTAVQNRQDQKEAFLTGGSTETRNSGNLQMPTSPYQVMAGTVIAGALVTGIKSDLPGDVIATVTEPIYDTATGKFLLIPQDSRILGKYNSQVSYGQSRVQVMWNRIILPDTSSLTLDNLIGTDPAGYAGLEDDVDWHWDRIFAGAVLTTLLGVGAELAAPENRQDGDRVIIAGRDSLQDTVNQVGQEVTRRNLNIQPTLTSRPGLPVRIIVNRDLVLRPYQPLFFNKGTSR
- a CDS encoding DUF2274 domain-containing protein, whose product is MSTTRKLRLGPLPKTESVKLTFACPASLKADLDRYAALHAQAYGEAVDAATLIPHMLEAFMAGDRGFRRSESDRK
- a CDS encoding Bax inhibitor-1/YccA family protein produces the protein MSEFRQSSLPEHNGSLGAQSLIARNRVLRNTYWLLALSMVPTVLGALLGLTSGINRVMGASPGLSAIVFLVGAFGLMFLVERNKNSSLGVALLMAFTFFMGIMLSRLLGFVLGMGNGSQLIMLAFGGTAAVFAAMATVASTSKRDFSGMQKFLFIGAVIILVAALANIFLQLPALMLTISVLAIGIFSAFLLVDLQRVINGGETNYVSATLAIYLDVYNIFSNLLVLLGVLGGDRE
- a CDS encoding AcaB family transcriptional regulator, yielding MPNETFLLNLGALCRVMSLTLHTHHFSRIWHGRAAAGRPGSVGLNGHLSIMSKLRRGVEQGDPYSNWWITIKARIIEAAYYEMSIQGERVEI
- a CDS encoding tyrosine-type recombinase/integrase; amino-acid sequence: MAKIKLTKSAVDAAQPQDKAIELRDTVVPGFLCKITPAGRKVFMLQYRTNAGERRKPALGQYGELTVDQARTMAQEWLAEVRKGGDPSAAKNAARKAPTMKEFCHTFMEDYSKQRNKPSTQRGYQGVIDRCIIPIMGRMKVQDVKRPDVAALMKKLAYKQAEANRTFGVLRKMFNLAEVWGLRPDGTNPCRHVPMYPPGKETRLIVDDELVRIFRQLEHLEGEGLENYVIPLAIRLQFEFAARRSEICPLEWDWIDLENRRVVWPDSKTGGISKPMSEEAYRLLSTAPRREGCPYVLPSPNDPTRHMTHGEHYGGWTRALKAAGVPHVGTHGIRHRATTDIANSGVPTKVGMKLTGHKTVAMFMHYVHTEDKPVRDAAELVANRRLAITGASRSMEVTA